In the genome of Asterias amurensis chromosome 16, ASM3211899v1, one region contains:
- the LOC139949256 gene encoding uncharacterized protein encodes MDDIHTHSETGSDVEEQEDEIAQSIHSVLPAIQPHRFMKLVTCLQRLGVVCKEDMTYLVEDDMVPTLTKIEARKLLSGVKVKGVPEKAPAMESSVTEDDSSSAAGSSVPEDDSSSTASGTSPMSSTASSVQPSVPWRKMSKELLSCVQANLSPSPSMRKEMIRVIIDDLHKPNTPLPRTKTLRSIAQEVIRKYPKSFIDEVDGEQIGSGYDSILSQLVNRVDNISRSQLSTKRKSSPDNASATPVSKRKRDSYGCINWEPSSFPQGQTQESQNELKEQLKQLHKSEPHTKTSEVMDLMGLTYRSQRLAINKPTCVFLDLTEQWPYLFDERFMLEHFKELVGIDVKVKLTNIFEDKVPKLLRFLKQGVNNKKVQTVLTDIEKANREVGDHTPQVIGLILLLCSYFGEDEACHVISRETLGYPMEKDRLPANPCLVSYSRPLQSSRFSLAIGKFLVADLANPLSALSMWFCAYYCFNLKYPNKSEGALEFIQRCFLGLNPGTGSKSGRKKPSVHPGVLKLANSMKVFENEWDLN; translated from the exons ATGGATGACATTCACACTCACAGTGAAACAGGAAGTGATGTGGAGGAGCAGGAAGATGAGATTGCACAGTCAATACATTCAGTTTTGCCAGCTATTCAGCCACAtcgctttatgaaattagtgACCTGCTTGCAAAGATTAGGTGTTGTGTGCAAAGAGGACATGACTTATTTGGTTGAAGATGACATGGTTCCTACCCTTACCAAGATTGAAGCAAGGAAGCTGCTATCAGGTGTGAAAGTGAAAG GTGTGCCTGAGAAAGCACCTGCAATGGAATCATCTGTGACAGAAGATGACTCTTCATCAGCGGCAGGCTCATCTGTGCCAGAAGATGACTCTTCATCAACTGCATCAGGCACATCTCCAATGTCATCGACTGCATCTAGTGTTCAACCTAGCGTCCCTTGGCGCAAGATGTCGAAAGAGCTCCTGTCTTGTGTACAGGCTAATTTGAGTCCATCGCCAAGCATGAGGAAGGAGATGATTAGAGTCATAATAGACGATTTACACAAGCCAAACACACCACTCCCTCGCACTAAGACATTACGGTCAATTGCCCAAGAAGTCATCCGTAAATACCCAAAATCCTTCATCGACGAAGTCGACGGTGAACAAATTGGTAGCGGATACGATAGTATCCTCTCGCAACTCGTCAACAGGGTTGACAATATTTCTCGGAGTCAGTTGTCTACAAAAAGGAAATCATCACCAGACAATGCGAGTGCAACACCTGTCAGTAAGAGAAAGCGTGATTCGTATGGATGTATTAACTGGGAACCCAGTTCTTTTCCTCAAGGTCAGACACAAGAATCGCAAAATGAACTCAAAgaacaattaaaacaattacacaaatcaGAACCTCACACCAAAACTTCGGAGGTCATGGACCTAATGGGTTTGACTTACAGGAGTCAAAGGCTGGCAATAAATAAACCGACATGTGTGTTCCTCGACTTAACAGAACAATGGCCCTACCTCTTTGACGAAAGATTCATGTTGGAACACTTCAAAGAACTTGTTGGCATAGATGTgaaggtgaaactgaccaataTCTTCGAAGACAAGGTACCAAAGCTGCTACGCTTTTTGAAGCAAGGGGTTAACAACAAAAAGGTACAAACTGTCCTCACTGATATAGAGAAAGCCAATCGTGAAGTAGGTGACCATACACCACAGGTGATTGGACTGATTCTGCTACTGTGCAGTTACTTTGGAGAGGACGAAGCTTGCCACGTCATATCAAGAGAG ACACTTGGATATCCTATGGAGAAAGACAGACTTCCTGCAAATCCATGTTTGGTTTCATACA GTAGACCACTTCAATCTTCAAGATTTTCACTCGCCATTGGAAAGTTTCTCGTGGCAGATTTGGCTAATCCTTTGTCAGCCCTAAGCATGTGGTTCTGTGCTTACTATTGCTTCAATTTGAAGTACCCGAACAAGTCCGAAGGGGCGCTTGAGTTTATCCAGAG ATGTTTCTTGGGCCTAAACCCAGGGACTGGCTCCAAAAGTGGACGAAAGAAGCCGTCTGTTCATCCAGGCGTACTGAAGCTGGCTAATTCAATGAAAGTCTTTGAGaatgagtgggacttgaactaa